A stretch of Cicer arietinum cultivar CDC Frontier isolate Library 1 chromosome 5, Cicar.CDCFrontier_v2.0, whole genome shotgun sequence DNA encodes these proteins:
- the LOC101514153 gene encoding tryptophan aminotransferase-related protein 2-like: MAKISSTVFSLRHFLVLSLALNVSLILRIVYEGEEGHDNSCLKNETGNSISRADFDTKTHNILKSRVVMSSTLSSGNSTCKYHTGSRNKVINLDHGDPTVYERFWRQRGDKSTIIISGWQSMSYFSDVSNICWFLETEFAKEVVRLHTLVGNAVTEGRHIVVGTGSSQLFLAALYALSPQHSPQPINVVCASPYYSSYPSMTDYLKSGLYKWGGNADSYEKEGPYIEVVTSPNNPDGHVRRSKVNRSEGLLLHDLAYYWPQYTPISSPADYDLTLFTLSKTTGHAGMRIGWALVKDKEVAKKMTKFIELNTIGVSKDSQLRAAKVLRAVSDSCEEENSQEGESFFKFSHNLMANRWKQLREVVDSSQLFSLPQFSPAFCNFFNQVVEPQPAFVWLKCEGNVEDCEKFLRAHNIITRSGKHFGVSRKYVRISLLDTDENFNQFVDRLSTIQSL; this comes from the exons ATGGCTAAGATTTCTAGCACCGTATTCTCTTTGAGACACTTCTTAGTTTTATCACTCGCTTTAAATGTGAGCTTAATACTGAGAATAGTGTACGAAGGTGAAGAAGGCCATGACAACTCTTGTTTGAAGAATGAAACAGGAAATTCAATTTCTAGAGCTGATTTtgacacaaaaacacataaTATCCTCAAATCACGTGTGGTTATGTCATCTACTTTGTCTTCGGGGAATTCTACTTGCAAATATCATACAGGAAGCAGGAACAAAGTAATCAATCTCGACCA CGGGGATCCGACAGTGTATGAAAGATTTTGGCGACAAAGGGGTGACAAGAGCACGATAATAATATCAGGATGGCAATCAATGAGTTATTTTTCGGATGTGTCGAACATATGCTGGTTTCTGGAAACAGAGTTTGCTAAGGAGGTTGTGAGGTTACACACATTGGTCGGTAATGCAGTCACTGAAGGTCGTCACATTGTTGTAGGGACAGGTTCCTCTCAACTTTTTCTTGCTGCACTCTATGCTCTCTCCCCTCAACATTCACCTCAACCAATCAATGTTGTCTGTGCCTCTCCCTATTACTCT TCATACCCATCAATGACAGATTACCTGAAATCTGGACTATACAAATGGGGAGGGAATGCAGATAGTTATGAGAAAGAAGGTCCGTACATAGAGGTGGTGACATCACCAAATAATCCAGATGGACATGTAAGAAGGTCAAAGGTCAACAGAAGTGAGGGACTACTGCTTCATGATCTTGCCTATTACTGGCCCCAATACACTCCTATATCTTCCCCTGCTGATTATGATCTCACTCTTTTTACTCTCTCCAAAACCACTGGTCATGCTGGAATGCGCATAGG GTGGGCTCTTGTGAAAGACAAAGAGGTAGCaaagaaaatgaccaaattcATAGAGCTGAACACAATAGGAGTCTCAAAGGATTCACAACTAAGAGCTGCTAAGGTGTTAAGGGCTGTTTCTGATAGCTGTGAAGAAGAAAACTCTCAAGAGGGAGAGTCTTTCTTCAAGTTCAGCCACAATCTCATGGCAAACAGGTGGAAGCAGCTGAGAGAAGTAGTGGACTCTAGTCAATTGTTTAGTTTGCCACAGTTTTCTCCTGCTTTTTGCAATTTTTTCAATCAAGTGGTAGAGCCTCAACCAg CTTTTGTGTGGTTGAAGTGTGAGGGAAATGTGGAAGACTGTGAAAAGTTCCTTAGAGCACACAACATCATAACAAGAAGTGGAAAGCACTTTGGGGTTAGCAGAAAATATGTAAGAATTAGCTTGTTGGATACTGATgaaaattttaaccaatttgtagACAGACTATCTACCATACAGTCTCTGTAG
- the LOC101514477 gene encoding galactinol--sucrose galactosyltransferase-like, whose product MAPPSITKTSTPLNLMGLIDNKSNFPLSINLHESSFLANGHPFLTQVPPNITTVPYHFKSNNDTKNKNTTSQGCFVGFDATEPKSRHVVPLGKLKAIKFMSIFRFKVWWTTHWIGTNGHELEHETQMLILDKNNSLGRPYVLLLPILENSFRTSLQPGLNDYVDMCVESGSTRVTESHFKTCLYIHVSNDPYRLVKEAVKVIRAHLGTFKVLEKKTPPNIIEKFGWCTWDAFYLKVHPKGVWEGVKGLKEGGCPPGFVIIDDGWQSICHDEDPITDQEGINRTSAGEQMPCRLIKFEENYKFREYESPYNNGGKGMGGFIRDLKTKFRSVENVYVWHALCGYWGGIRPKVAGMPEAKLVAPKLSPGLNMTMEDLAVDKILHNGVGLVPPNKVQDMYDGLHSHLASVGIDGVKVDVIHLLELLSEEYGGRVELARAYYKALTASVKKHFKGNGVIASMEHCNDFFLLGTETISLGRVGDDFWCSDPSGDPNGTYWLQGCHMVHCAYNSLWMGNFIQPDWDMFQSTHPCAEFHAASRAISGGPIYVSDSVGNHNFKLLQTLVFPDGSILPCQHYALPTRDCLFQDPLHDGKTMLKIWNLNKYTGVLGLFNCQGGGWCPVTRRNKSASEFSHTVTCSASPKDIEWCNGKTPMSMKGVDVFAVYLFKENKLKLMKCSDKLEVSLEPFSFELMTVSPVRVFSKRLIQFAPIGLVNMLNSGGAVQSVEFEDDASLAKIGVKGCGKMKVFASEKPLCCKIDGVAVEFDYEDKMVKVQIPWPGSSRLSLVEFLF is encoded by the exons ATGGCACCACCAAGCATAACGAAAACTTCGACCCCCTTAAACTTAATGGGCCTCATCGATAATAAGAGTAACTTTCCCTTATCCATAAACTTACACGAATCAAGTTTTCTCGCAAATGGGCACCCTTTTCTCACCCAAGTCCCTCCAAACATAACAACCGTCCCTTACCATTTCAAATCCAACAACGataccaaaaacaaaaacaccaCGTCACAAGGTTGCTTCGTTGGGTTCGACGCCACCGAACCCAAAAGCCGCCACGTGGTTCCACTTGGCAAACTAAAAGCCATCAAATTCATGAGCATATTCAGGTTCAAGGTTTGGTGGACAACTCACTGGATTGGAACAAACGGACACGAATTAGAACACGAAACCCAAATGTTAATACTAGACAAAAACAACTCCTTAGGACGACCCTATGTTTTACTCCTCCCAATCCTCGAAAACTCTTTCCGAACCTCACTCCAACCCGGTCTCAACGACTACGTGGACATGTGCGTCGAAAGCGGTTCTACACGTGTCACCGAATCCCACTTTAAAACATGTCTTTACATCCACGTCAGCAACGATCcataccgtttagtaaaagaaGCCGTGAAAGTAATCCGGGCCCACTTAGGAACTTTCAAGGTTCTCGAAAAGAAAACACCACCGAATATTATTGAGAAATTCGGTTGGTGCACGTGGGACGCGTTTTACTTGAAGGtacatccaaaaggtgtgtggGAAGGTGTGAAGGGTCTTAAGGAGGGTGGGTGTCCTCCAGGTTTTGTTATAATCGACGATGGATGGCAATCTATTTGTCATGACGAGGATCCAATTACGGACCAAGAAGGAATAAACCGAACCTCAGCTGGGGAACAAATGCCATGTAGGCTAATTAAATTTGAGgagaattataaatttagggaaTATGAAAGTCCTTATAATAATGGAGGAAAAGGTATGGGTGGTTTTATTAGGGATTTGAAAACAAAGTTTCGGAGTGTGGAGAATGTTTATGTTTGGCATGCGCTTTGTGGGTATTGGGGTGGGATTAGACCTAAAGTGGCGGGAATGCCCGAGGCTAAACTTGTTGCTCCCAAGCTGTCTCCGGGGCTGAATATGACAATGGAGGATTTAGCGGTGGATAAGATTCTTCACAATGGTGTGGGCCTAGTGCCACCAAATAAAGTCCAAGATATGTATGATGGGCTCCACTCTCATTTGGCATCGGTGGGAATTGACGGCGTTAAGGTTGACGTTATCCAT TTGCTTGAGTTACTCTCAGAGGAATACGGTGGACGTGTTGAACTTGCTAGAGCTTATTACAAAGCACTTACAGCATCAGTGAAGAAACATTTCAAAGGTAATGGAGTTATTGCCAGCATGGAGCATTGTAACGATTTCTTTCTCCTCGGAACAGAAACCATATCACTCGGTCGAGTAGGCGATGATTTTTGGTGCTCTGATCCCTCAGGAGACCCAAACGGTACATATTGGCTTCAAGGTTGTCACATGGTACATTGTGCCTACAACAGTTTATGGATGGGAAATTTTATTCAACCTGATTGGGATATGTTTCAGTCAACTCACCCTTGTGCCGAATTTCATGCTGCTTCTAGAGCCATTTCTGGTGGACCTATTTATGTTAGTGATTCTGTTGGTAATCACAACTTCAAGTTGCTTCAAACTCTTGTTTTTCCTGATGGTTCTATCTTGCCTTGTCAACATTATGCACTTCCTACACGAGATTGCTTGTTTCAAGACCCTTTACATGATGGCAAAACAATGCTCAAAATTTGGAATCTCAACAAA TACACAGGTGTTTTGGGTTTATTCAATTGCCAAGGTGGTGGGTGGTGTCCTGTGACACGGCGAAACAAGAGTGCGTCTGAATTTTCACACACAGTGACATGTTCTGCAAGTCCTAAAGACATTGAATGGTGCAATGGAAAAACTCCAATGTCCATGAAAGGTGTGGATGTGTTTGCTGTGTATTTGTTCAAGGAGAACAAACTGAAGCTCATGAAGTGTTCCGATAAACTGGAGGTTTCGCTCGAGCCGTTTAGTTTTGAGCTGATGACAGTGTCTCCAGTGAGAGTTTTTTCCAAGAGGTTAATTCAGTTTGCTCCAATTGGGCTAGTGAACATGCTTAATTCTGGTGGTGCTGTTCAGTCTGTGGAGTTTGAAGATGATGCAAGTTTGGCTAAAATTGGGGTGAAGGGTTGTGGGAAGATGAAAGTGTTTGCATCAGAGAAGCCACTTTGTTGCAAAATAGATGGGGTGGCTGTGGAATTTGATTATGAGGACAAAATGGTGAAAGTACAAATTCCTTGGCCTGGTTCTTCAAGATTGTCTTtggttgagtttttattttga
- the LOC101514803 gene encoding uncharacterized protein isoform X3, which translates to MDHQPLHLDYTDSLFVWDQNSQLYFHASSGFYHDPNAGWYYSTTDGVYYKFEDGNYVPLPSNKDDCEEVCKETKLESPQQIHSINNEDCPSFVGNEFETNQQIGNLSEEAADDAVNSTNSPTCENPPPPSAWLEDTLIDLYLSGYTNTALSAADSETMPLETDGYMSTFEACSNTNEVEGEWTTGPADENGMADYEKIVDEGVAYCDSYEVEEGEWIPDLEDENHIADRSTIDEGILLDEEKWRAQYGQVIESRKDLVLEFPIVDLWDWEMVRVSKKDGKDRVARLVGRLVKQSAKRHPSISSGEKKFRSAPICEVYLDLVRVKTGQVYRLRNPSARYVASLSSYDSADPTKDWDFPQLSSNTNSTHVSKPGESTPSTSNEIPTEKDLPMLPSQLSASKQIKCQYRDRAAERRILHGGFGVGPGQKNLAGGYDTASSPDACPQEAAEEALKISFGAGSYARKLLEGMGWKEHSCAGRRAWQLYKGLGGTYSTKWKHWQCRFRMASAKLTK; encoded by the exons ATGGACCATCAACCTCTTCATTTGGATTACACGGATTCTCTCTTTGTTTGGGACCAAAATTCCCAGCTTTACTTCCACGCCAG TAGTGGATTTTATCATGATCCTAATGCTGGCTGGTATTATAGCACCACAGATGGTGTTTATTACAAATTTGAGGATGGGAATTATGTACCTTTGCCTTCTAATAAG GATGATTGTGAAGAAGTGTGCAAGGAAACCAAACTCGAAAGTCCTCAACAAATACACAGTATTAACAATGAGGACTGTCCTTCCTTCGTTGGAAACGAATTTGAAACTAACCAGCAGATAGGAAATTTGTCTGAGGAAGCAGCGGATG ATGCCGTGAACTCCACGAACAGTCCAACTTGTGAAAACCCTCCACCACCATCAGCATG GTTAGAGGACACACTTATTGATCTTTACTTATCTGGCTACACCAACACAGCACTTAGTGCAGCTGATTCAGAGACAATGCCCTTGGAAACAGATGGATATATGTCCACATTTGAAG CTTGCAGCAATACTAATGAAGTGGAAGGTGAGTGGACTACAGGCCCGGCGGATGAAAATGGCATGGCTGATTATGAAAAAATTGTAGATGAAGGCGTAGCTTACTGCGATAGTTATGAAGTGGAAGAAGGTGAGTGGATCCCAGATttagaggacgaaaatcacaTAGCTGATAGAAGTACCATAGATGAAG GTATCTTGTTGGATGAAGAAAAATGGCGAGCCCAGTATGGTCAAGTCATTGAATCAAGGAAAGATTTGGTTTTAGAGTTTCCAATTGTGGACTTGTGGGATTGGGAAATGGTTAGAGTATCCAAAAAAGATGGAAAGGATAGGGTGGCAAGGTTGGTTGGAAGACTGGTCAAACAATCTGCAAAGCGACATCCATCTATCTCATCTGGTGAAAAGAAATTTAGATCTGCTCCTATCTGCGAAGTATATCTCGATCTGGTACGCGTCAAAACAG GACAAGTGTATAGATTGAGAAATCCTAGTGCAAGATATGTGGCCTCATTATCAAGCTATGATTCGGCCGATCCCACAAAAGATTGGGATTTTCCTCAGCTATCATCTAATACAAATAGCACACATGTATCTAAGCCCGGTGAAAGTACACCTTCCACTTCAAATGAAATTCCTACAGAGAAGGATTTGCCTATGTTGCCAAGTCAGCTTTCTGCGTCCAAG CAAATAAAATGTCAATACAGAGATCGGGCGGCTGAAAGAAGAATCTTGCATGGTGGCTTTGGTGTGGGTCCAGGACAGAAGAATCTAGCTGGCGGTTATGATACAGCATCATCACCTGATGCTTGTCCACAAGAAGCTGCAGAAGAGGCCTTGAAAATATCATTTGGAGCAGGTAGTTATGCCAGGAAACTTCTAGAAGGAATGGGCTGGAAAGAG CATTCTTGTGCAGGGAGAAGGGCTTGGCAGCTCTACAAAGGGCTTGGTGGAACCTATTCAACCAAGTGGAAACACTGGCAGTGCAGGTTTAGGATGGCCTCGGCGAAATTGACAAAATGA
- the LOC101514803 gene encoding uncharacterized protein isoform X4 has protein sequence MDHQPLHLDYTDSLFVWDQNSQLYFHASSGFYHDPNAGWYYSTTDGVYYKFEDGNYVPLPSNKDDCEEVCKETKLESPQQIHSINNEDCPSFVGNEFETNQQIGNLSEEAADDAVNSTNSPTCENPPPPSAWLEDTLIDLYLSGYTNTALSAADSETMPLETDGYMSTFEACSNTNEVEGEWTTGPADENGMADYEKIVDEGVAYCDSYEVEEGEWIPDLEDENHIADRSTIDEGILLDEEKWRAQYGQVIESRKDLVLEFPIVDLWDWEMVRVSKKDGKDRVARLVGRLVKQSAKRHPSISSGEKKFRSAPICEVYLDLVRVKTGQVYRLRNPSARYVASLSSYDSADPTKDWDFPQLSSNTNSTHVSKPGESTPSTSNEIPTEKDLPMLPSQLSASKQIKCQYRDRAAERRILHGGFGVGPGQKNLAGGYDTASSPDACPQEAAEEALKISFGAGSYARKLLEGMGWKEGEGLGSSTKGLVEPIQPSGNTGSAGLGWPRRN, from the exons ATGGACCATCAACCTCTTCATTTGGATTACACGGATTCTCTCTTTGTTTGGGACCAAAATTCCCAGCTTTACTTCCACGCCAG TAGTGGATTTTATCATGATCCTAATGCTGGCTGGTATTATAGCACCACAGATGGTGTTTATTACAAATTTGAGGATGGGAATTATGTACCTTTGCCTTCTAATAAG GATGATTGTGAAGAAGTGTGCAAGGAAACCAAACTCGAAAGTCCTCAACAAATACACAGTATTAACAATGAGGACTGTCCTTCCTTCGTTGGAAACGAATTTGAAACTAACCAGCAGATAGGAAATTTGTCTGAGGAAGCAGCGGATG ATGCCGTGAACTCCACGAACAGTCCAACTTGTGAAAACCCTCCACCACCATCAGCATG GTTAGAGGACACACTTATTGATCTTTACTTATCTGGCTACACCAACACAGCACTTAGTGCAGCTGATTCAGAGACAATGCCCTTGGAAACAGATGGATATATGTCCACATTTGAAG CTTGCAGCAATACTAATGAAGTGGAAGGTGAGTGGACTACAGGCCCGGCGGATGAAAATGGCATGGCTGATTATGAAAAAATTGTAGATGAAGGCGTAGCTTACTGCGATAGTTATGAAGTGGAAGAAGGTGAGTGGATCCCAGATttagaggacgaaaatcacaTAGCTGATAGAAGTACCATAGATGAAG GTATCTTGTTGGATGAAGAAAAATGGCGAGCCCAGTATGGTCAAGTCATTGAATCAAGGAAAGATTTGGTTTTAGAGTTTCCAATTGTGGACTTGTGGGATTGGGAAATGGTTAGAGTATCCAAAAAAGATGGAAAGGATAGGGTGGCAAGGTTGGTTGGAAGACTGGTCAAACAATCTGCAAAGCGACATCCATCTATCTCATCTGGTGAAAAGAAATTTAGATCTGCTCCTATCTGCGAAGTATATCTCGATCTGGTACGCGTCAAAACAG GACAAGTGTATAGATTGAGAAATCCTAGTGCAAGATATGTGGCCTCATTATCAAGCTATGATTCGGCCGATCCCACAAAAGATTGGGATTTTCCTCAGCTATCATCTAATACAAATAGCACACATGTATCTAAGCCCGGTGAAAGTACACCTTCCACTTCAAATGAAATTCCTACAGAGAAGGATTTGCCTATGTTGCCAAGTCAGCTTTCTGCGTCCAAG CAAATAAAATGTCAATACAGAGATCGGGCGGCTGAAAGAAGAATCTTGCATGGTGGCTTTGGTGTGGGTCCAGGACAGAAGAATCTAGCTGGCGGTTATGATACAGCATCATCACCTGATGCTTGTCCACAAGAAGCTGCAGAAGAGGCCTTGAAAATATCATTTGGAGCAGGTAGTTATGCCAGGAAACTTCTAGAAGGAATGGGCTGGAAAGAG GGAGAAGGGCTTGGCAGCTCTACAAAGGGCTTGGTGGAACCTATTCAACCAAGTGGAAACACTGGCAGTGCAGGTTTAGGATGGCCTCGGCGAAATTGA
- the LOC101514803 gene encoding uncharacterized protein isoform X1 codes for MLLYSSLSCFLYFLSPPFQFQFQFNYLYIIIGVHVSASLLGQYVLHSSGFYHDPNAGWYYSTTDGVYYKFEDGNYVPLPSNKDDCEEVCKETKLESPQQIHSINNEDCPSFVGNEFETNQQIGNLSEEAADDAVNSTNSPTCENPPPPSAWLEDTLIDLYLSGYTNTALSAADSETMPLETDGYMSTFEACSNTNEVEGEWTTGPADENGMADYEKIVDEGVAYCDSYEVEEGEWIPDLEDENHIADRSTIDEGILLDEEKWRAQYGQVIESRKDLVLEFPIVDLWDWEMVRVSKKDGKDRVARLVGRLVKQSAKRHPSISSGEKKFRSAPICEVYLDLVRVKTGQVYRLRNPSARYVASLSSYDSADPTKDWDFPQLSSNTNSTHVSKPGESTPSTSNEIPTEKDLPMLPSQLSASKQIKCQYRDRAAERRILHGGFGVGPGQKNLAGGYDTASSPDACPQEAAEEALKISFGAGSYARKLLEGMGWKEHSCAGRRAWQLYKGLGGTYSTKWKHWQCRFRMASAKLTK; via the exons ATGCTTCTCTATTCATCATTATCCTGTTTCCTCTATTTTCTTTCACCaccatttcaatttcaatttcaatttaattactTGTATATTATTATTGGTGTCCACGTGTCTGCCTCACTGTTGGGTCAATATGTGCTTCATAG TAGTGGATTTTATCATGATCCTAATGCTGGCTGGTATTATAGCACCACAGATGGTGTTTATTACAAATTTGAGGATGGGAATTATGTACCTTTGCCTTCTAATAAG GATGATTGTGAAGAAGTGTGCAAGGAAACCAAACTCGAAAGTCCTCAACAAATACACAGTATTAACAATGAGGACTGTCCTTCCTTCGTTGGAAACGAATTTGAAACTAACCAGCAGATAGGAAATTTGTCTGAGGAAGCAGCGGATG ATGCCGTGAACTCCACGAACAGTCCAACTTGTGAAAACCCTCCACCACCATCAGCATG GTTAGAGGACACACTTATTGATCTTTACTTATCTGGCTACACCAACACAGCACTTAGTGCAGCTGATTCAGAGACAATGCCCTTGGAAACAGATGGATATATGTCCACATTTGAAG CTTGCAGCAATACTAATGAAGTGGAAGGTGAGTGGACTACAGGCCCGGCGGATGAAAATGGCATGGCTGATTATGAAAAAATTGTAGATGAAGGCGTAGCTTACTGCGATAGTTATGAAGTGGAAGAAGGTGAGTGGATCCCAGATttagaggacgaaaatcacaTAGCTGATAGAAGTACCATAGATGAAG GTATCTTGTTGGATGAAGAAAAATGGCGAGCCCAGTATGGTCAAGTCATTGAATCAAGGAAAGATTTGGTTTTAGAGTTTCCAATTGTGGACTTGTGGGATTGGGAAATGGTTAGAGTATCCAAAAAAGATGGAAAGGATAGGGTGGCAAGGTTGGTTGGAAGACTGGTCAAACAATCTGCAAAGCGACATCCATCTATCTCATCTGGTGAAAAGAAATTTAGATCTGCTCCTATCTGCGAAGTATATCTCGATCTGGTACGCGTCAAAACAG GACAAGTGTATAGATTGAGAAATCCTAGTGCAAGATATGTGGCCTCATTATCAAGCTATGATTCGGCCGATCCCACAAAAGATTGGGATTTTCCTCAGCTATCATCTAATACAAATAGCACACATGTATCTAAGCCCGGTGAAAGTACACCTTCCACTTCAAATGAAATTCCTACAGAGAAGGATTTGCCTATGTTGCCAAGTCAGCTTTCTGCGTCCAAG CAAATAAAATGTCAATACAGAGATCGGGCGGCTGAAAGAAGAATCTTGCATGGTGGCTTTGGTGTGGGTCCAGGACAGAAGAATCTAGCTGGCGGTTATGATACAGCATCATCACCTGATGCTTGTCCACAAGAAGCTGCAGAAGAGGCCTTGAAAATATCATTTGGAGCAGGTAGTTATGCCAGGAAACTTCTAGAAGGAATGGGCTGGAAAGAG CATTCTTGTGCAGGGAGAAGGGCTTGGCAGCTCTACAAAGGGCTTGGTGGAACCTATTCAACCAAGTGGAAACACTGGCAGTGCAGGTTTAGGATGGCCTCGGCGAAATTGACAAAATGA
- the LOC101514803 gene encoding uncharacterized protein isoform X2 has translation MLLYSSLSCFLYFLSPPFQFQFQFNYLYIIIGVHVSASLLGQYVLHSSGFYHDPNAGWYYSTTDGVYYKFEDGNYVPLPSNKDDCEEVCKETKLESPQQIHSINNEDCPSFVGNEFETNQQIGNLSEEAADDAVNSTNSPTCENPPPPSAWLEDTLIDLYLSGYTNTALSAADSETMPLETDGYMSTFEACSNTNEVEGEWTTGPADENGMADYEKIVDEGVAYCDSYEVEEGEWIPDLEDENHIADRSTIDEGILLDEEKWRAQYGQVIESRKDLVLEFPIVDLWDWEMVRVSKKDGKDRVARLVGRLVKQSAKRHPSISSGEKKFRSAPICEVYLDLVRVKTGQVYRLRNPSARYVASLSSYDSADPTKDWDFPQLSSNTNSTHVSKPGESTPSTSNEIPTEKDLPMLPSQLSASKQIKCQYRDRAAERRILHGGFGVGPGQKNLAGGYDTASSPDACPQEAAEEALKISFGAGSYARKLLEGMGWKEGEGLGSSTKGLVEPIQPSGNTGSAGLGWPRRN, from the exons ATGCTTCTCTATTCATCATTATCCTGTTTCCTCTATTTTCTTTCACCaccatttcaatttcaatttcaatttaattactTGTATATTATTATTGGTGTCCACGTGTCTGCCTCACTGTTGGGTCAATATGTGCTTCATAG TAGTGGATTTTATCATGATCCTAATGCTGGCTGGTATTATAGCACCACAGATGGTGTTTATTACAAATTTGAGGATGGGAATTATGTACCTTTGCCTTCTAATAAG GATGATTGTGAAGAAGTGTGCAAGGAAACCAAACTCGAAAGTCCTCAACAAATACACAGTATTAACAATGAGGACTGTCCTTCCTTCGTTGGAAACGAATTTGAAACTAACCAGCAGATAGGAAATTTGTCTGAGGAAGCAGCGGATG ATGCCGTGAACTCCACGAACAGTCCAACTTGTGAAAACCCTCCACCACCATCAGCATG GTTAGAGGACACACTTATTGATCTTTACTTATCTGGCTACACCAACACAGCACTTAGTGCAGCTGATTCAGAGACAATGCCCTTGGAAACAGATGGATATATGTCCACATTTGAAG CTTGCAGCAATACTAATGAAGTGGAAGGTGAGTGGACTACAGGCCCGGCGGATGAAAATGGCATGGCTGATTATGAAAAAATTGTAGATGAAGGCGTAGCTTACTGCGATAGTTATGAAGTGGAAGAAGGTGAGTGGATCCCAGATttagaggacgaaaatcacaTAGCTGATAGAAGTACCATAGATGAAG GTATCTTGTTGGATGAAGAAAAATGGCGAGCCCAGTATGGTCAAGTCATTGAATCAAGGAAAGATTTGGTTTTAGAGTTTCCAATTGTGGACTTGTGGGATTGGGAAATGGTTAGAGTATCCAAAAAAGATGGAAAGGATAGGGTGGCAAGGTTGGTTGGAAGACTGGTCAAACAATCTGCAAAGCGACATCCATCTATCTCATCTGGTGAAAAGAAATTTAGATCTGCTCCTATCTGCGAAGTATATCTCGATCTGGTACGCGTCAAAACAG GACAAGTGTATAGATTGAGAAATCCTAGTGCAAGATATGTGGCCTCATTATCAAGCTATGATTCGGCCGATCCCACAAAAGATTGGGATTTTCCTCAGCTATCATCTAATACAAATAGCACACATGTATCTAAGCCCGGTGAAAGTACACCTTCCACTTCAAATGAAATTCCTACAGAGAAGGATTTGCCTATGTTGCCAAGTCAGCTTTCTGCGTCCAAG CAAATAAAATGTCAATACAGAGATCGGGCGGCTGAAAGAAGAATCTTGCATGGTGGCTTTGGTGTGGGTCCAGGACAGAAGAATCTAGCTGGCGGTTATGATACAGCATCATCACCTGATGCTTGTCCACAAGAAGCTGCAGAAGAGGCCTTGAAAATATCATTTGGAGCAGGTAGTTATGCCAGGAAACTTCTAGAAGGAATGGGCTGGAAAGAG GGAGAAGGGCTTGGCAGCTCTACAAAGGGCTTGGTGGAACCTATTCAACCAAGTGGAAACACTGGCAGTGCAGGTTTAGGATGGCCTCGGCGAAATTGA